One Chryseobacterium sp. StRB126 genomic region harbors:
- a CDS encoding putative quinol monooxygenase, translated as MKIHLTAIIKAKEEHRSEVLDVLQNMVQETRKEEACELYNLHQGIEDKNHFVFYEIWKTKEGLAQHNEQPYIKAFGALIDEKLQETPQIYTTNLLS; from the coding sequence ATGAAAATTCATCTTACAGCTATTATAAAAGCCAAAGAAGAACACCGTTCAGAAGTATTGGACGTTCTTCAGAATATGGTACAGGAAACAAGAAAAGAAGAAGCGTGCGAATTGTACAATCTTCATCAGGGAATTGAAGACAAAAATCATTTCGTCTTTTATGAAATCTGGAAAACCAAAGAAGGATTAGCACAGCATAATGAACAGCCTTATATTAAAGCTTTCGGAGCTTTAATTGATGAAAAGCTTCAGGAAACACCACAAATTTATACCACTAATCTCCTTTCATAA